The proteins below are encoded in one region of Rhododendron vialii isolate Sample 1 chromosome 7a, ASM3025357v1:
- the LOC131332805 gene encoding uncharacterized protein LOC131332805: MPYPLVLSTARYQWKELFVAVKLDVAGCYLFKFRDEQAKQHVLDGGPYFFSQKYLVLKDWHRMMKPVKDQPSHIPASVRLYDLPLELWNQECLSRVASTIGKPLNVDQATTKTSKQRGLLQTKSSKQLGLLQTKSTSARVCIEISAKHDLPKDVRISIEDDELEKVLEQKAASHEWIQVGNGKQKVVPYDNLAAPSSPHNISVSTDPTVIQVEELGLEEVTTLSDLKKPTTLKPSDCQGLEQGEEAAILVSNEIIDPYQLLSNTTPFNLCIILLLCAIVSMSLQAFNLGFWNIRGLNGPIKQKEAKSFMSTNKLSIVGFLEHKIRVAWADRITHFICPDWSFVNNYSQAAFGRIFVGWDLGVLSLIVLGQSNQFIHCEVQPKDGSALFLVTMVYGANSNLDRRSLWHSLIQFRNSSPWVVLGDFNAIRHLKEKVGRGEGCYIQLSPHMDDINHCLFASELDDLRFIGCLFTWSNKQVPPHFVATKLDRVLVNEP, translated from the exons ATGCCATACCCTTTGGTACTCTCCACTGCTAGGTATCAGTGGAAGGAATTGTTTGTGGCTGTAAAGCTAGATGTTGCAGGGTGCTATCTCTTTAAATTTAGGGATGAACAGGCTAAGCAACATGTTTTGGATGGTGGTCCTTATttcttttcacaaaaatacttGGTCCTCAAAGACTGGCATAGAATGATGAAGCCAGTTAAAGACCAACCTTCTCATATTCCAGCTTCGGTGAGACTATATGACTTACCCCTAGAGTTATGGAATCAAGAGTGTCTGAGTAGAGTAGCTAGTACCATTGGCAAACCACTTAATGTGGACCAAGCTACAACTAAAACCTCAAAACAACGAGGCCTTCTCCAAACAAAATCCTCAAAACAACTGGGCCTTCtccaaacaaaatcaactaGTGCTAGAGTCTGTATTGAGATCAGTGCAAAGCATGACCTTCCTAAGGATGTGAGAATTTCTATAGAGG ATGATGAATTGGAAAAGGTGCTTGAACAAAAGGCTGCCAGTCATGAGTGGATCCAAGTAGGCAATGGTAAACAAAAGGTTGTCCCCTATGACAACTTGGCTGCCCCTTCAAGTCCTCATAATATCAGTGTCTCAACTGATCCCACTGTGATTCAAGTAGAAGAAT TGGGACTGGAAGAGGTTACCACTCTTTCTGATCTTAAGAAGCCCACTACTCTTAAACCATCTGATTGTCAAGGTTTAGAACAGGGGGAGGAAGCTGCAATTCTGGTTTCCAATGAAATCATTGATCCCTATCAACTACTTTCCAA TACTACTCCTTTCAATCTCTGCATCATTTTGTTACTTTGTGCTATTGTTTCTATGTCTTTACAAGCTTTCAATTTAGGTTTTTGGAACATTCGTGGTCTAAATGGCCCCATTAAGCAGAAAGAAGCTAAATCCTTTATGAGCACTAATAAACTTAGTATAGTAGGCTTTCTTGAGCATAAAATTAGGGTAGCTTGGGCGGACAGAATCACTCATTTCATTTGTCCTGACTGGAGTTTTGTGAATAATTACTCTCAGGCTGCTTTTGGGAGGATTTTTGTGGGTTGGGACCTTGGAGTATTGTCTCTTATAGTGTTAGGCCAGTCTAATCAATTCATTCATTGTGAGGTTCAACCCAAAGATGGGAGTGCACTCTTTTTGGTCACTATGGTCTATGGGGCAAATTCTAATTTAGATCGAAGGTCTCTATGGCATAGTCTAATTCAGTTCAGGAACTCTTCACCTTGGGTGGTTCTTGGTGACTTTAATGCAATTAGACATCTTAAGGAGAAAGTGGGGAGGGGGGAGGGGTGTTATATTCAGTTGTCTCCACACATGGATGACATTAATCATTGTTTGTTTGCCTCAGAGCTTGATGACCTTAGGTTCATAGGGTGCCTATTCACTTGGTCCAATAAGCAGGTCCCTCCTCATTTTGTGGCTACTAAACTTGACAGAGTGTTAGTCAATGAGCCCTAG